A window of the Scleropages formosus chromosome 21, fSclFor1.1, whole genome shotgun sequence genome harbors these coding sequences:
- the LOC108920810 gene encoding transcription factor EC-like isoform X5, which produces MPHLTDCGYYEMWDEARLSNVQCHLESSKYHIPPAPGQQVKQYLSQGPPGVHPHSHPGQPLAAVPVMRNGHMAPPSDGSTPGSPVTLLTLTSGHESEFPMDEVIDDLISLESGFNEESLGCMQSNIIMQNNVSLSGAMMDLYSSDQERNTRVLAKERQKKDNHNLIERRRRYNINYRIKELGTLIPKSNDPDMRWNKGTILKASVEYIKWLQKEQQHARELEGRQRKLEQANRRLLLRIQELEMQARAHGLQSVAPSSLAAPELPSHLQKQAPPPVYREEVGEEYLQRSMAPPSGAPAADHAGGPAAFSDPLSHFTDFFGATLKDERRMDRILMDGPLSPFGDDPLLSTASPDESKGSSRRSSFSTDEDDAP; this is translated from the exons ATGCCACACTTAACCGACTGTGGCTATTACGAGATGTGGGACGAAGCCAGACTTTCCAAT GTTCAATGCCACCTGGAAAGCTCCAAGTACCACATCCCCCCTGCCCCGGGACAGCAGGTGAAGCAATACCTGAGCCAGGGGCCACCTGGGGTCCACCCCCACTCTCACCCGGGGCAGCCTCTGGCCGCCGTGCCTGTGATGCGCAATGGACATATGGCCCCTCCGAGTGATGGCAGCACCCCGGGGAGCCCCGTCACGCTGCTGACCCTCACAAGCGGCCATGAGAGCGAA tTCCCAATGGATGAAGTTATCGATGACTTAATTAGCCTCGAGTCTGGGTTCAACGAGGAAAGCCTGGGGTGCATGCAGTCCAACATCATCATGCAGAACAAC gtGTCCCTCAGCGGTGCCATGATGGATTTGTACAGCAGTGACCAAG AACGTAACACCAGAGTCCTCGCCAAGGAACGACAGAAGAAAGACAACCACAACCTAA TTGAGAGACGGAGGAGATACAACATTAACTACAGAATCAAGGAACTCGGGACACTGATACCAAAGTCAAACGACCC GGACATGCGCTGGAACAAGGGCACTATTCTCAAGGCGTCCGTCGAGTACATCAAGTGGCtgcagaaggagcagcagcacGCCCGCGAGCTCGAGGGCCGCCAGAGGAAGCTGGAGCAGGCCAACCGCAGGCTGCTGCTCAGGATCCAG GAGCTGGAGATGCAGGCGCGCGCCCACGGACTCCAGAGCGTAGCTCCCAGCTCGCTGGCAGCGCCGGAGCTGCCCTCACATCTCCAGAAGCAGGCGCCCCCACCGGTCTACCGAGAGGAAGTCGGCGAGGAGTACCTGCAGCGCTCCATGGCGCCGCCGTCGGGAGCGCCGGCCGCGGACCACGCCGGTGGCCCCGCCGCTTTCTCGGACCCGCTGTCGCACTTCACGGACTTCTTCGGCGCCACCCTCAAAGACGAGCGCCGGATGGACCGCATCCTGATGGATGGGCCGCTCTCGCCCTTTGGCGACGACCCGCTTCTCTCCACGGCCTCGCCGGACGAATCCAAGGGCAGCAGCCGGCGGAGCAGCTTCAGCACAGACGAGGACGACGCCCCGTGA
- the LOC108920810 gene encoding transcription factor EC-like isoform X3 translates to MPHLTDCGYYEMWDEARLSNVQCHLESSKYHIPPAPGQQVKQYLSQGPPGVHPHSHPGQPLAAVPVMRNGHMAPPSDGSTPGSPVTLLTLTSGHESEFPMDEVIDDLISLESGFNEESLGCMQSNIIMQNNVSLSGAMMDLYSSDQGMAAPSGGMTPATCPTKLTVKREVTERNTRVLAKERQKKDNHNLIERRRRYNINYRIKELGTLIPKSNDPDMRWNKGTILKASVEYIKWLQKEQQHARELEGRQRKLEQANRRLLLRIQELEMQARAHGLQSVAPSSLAAPELPSHLQKQAPPPVYREEVGEEYLQRSMAPPSGAPAADHAGGPAAFSDPLSHFTDFFGATLKDERRMDRILMDGPLSPFGDDPLLSTASPDESKGSSRRSSFSTDEDDAP, encoded by the exons ATGCCACACTTAACCGACTGTGGCTATTACGAGATGTGGGACGAAGCCAGACTTTCCAAT GTTCAATGCCACCTGGAAAGCTCCAAGTACCACATCCCCCCTGCCCCGGGACAGCAGGTGAAGCAATACCTGAGCCAGGGGCCACCTGGGGTCCACCCCCACTCTCACCCGGGGCAGCCTCTGGCCGCCGTGCCTGTGATGCGCAATGGACATATGGCCCCTCCGAGTGATGGCAGCACCCCGGGGAGCCCCGTCACGCTGCTGACCCTCACAAGCGGCCATGAGAGCGAA tTCCCAATGGATGAAGTTATCGATGACTTAATTAGCCTCGAGTCTGGGTTCAACGAGGAAAGCCTGGGGTGCATGCAGTCCAACATCATCATGCAGAACAAC gtGTCCCTCAGCGGTGCCATGATGGATTTGTACAGCAGTGACCAAGGTATGGCTGCCCCTAGCGGTGGAATGACACCCGCAACATGCCCCACAAAGCTCACTGTTAAAAGGGAGGTCACAG AACGTAACACCAGAGTCCTCGCCAAGGAACGACAGAAGAAAGACAACCACAACCTAA TTGAGAGACGGAGGAGATACAACATTAACTACAGAATCAAGGAACTCGGGACACTGATACCAAAGTCAAACGACCC GGACATGCGCTGGAACAAGGGCACTATTCTCAAGGCGTCCGTCGAGTACATCAAGTGGCtgcagaaggagcagcagcacGCCCGCGAGCTCGAGGGCCGCCAGAGGAAGCTGGAGCAGGCCAACCGCAGGCTGCTGCTCAGGATCCAG GAGCTGGAGATGCAGGCGCGCGCCCACGGACTCCAGAGCGTAGCTCCCAGCTCGCTGGCAGCGCCGGAGCTGCCCTCACATCTCCAGAAGCAGGCGCCCCCACCGGTCTACCGAGAGGAAGTCGGCGAGGAGTACCTGCAGCGCTCCATGGCGCCGCCGTCGGGAGCGCCGGCCGCGGACCACGCCGGTGGCCCCGCCGCTTTCTCGGACCCGCTGTCGCACTTCACGGACTTCTTCGGCGCCACCCTCAAAGACGAGCGCCGGATGGACCGCATCCTGATGGATGGGCCGCTCTCGCCCTTTGGCGACGACCCGCTTCTCTCCACGGCCTCGCCGGACGAATCCAAGGGCAGCAGCCGGCGGAGCAGCTTCAGCACAGACGAGGACGACGCCCCGTGA
- the LOC108920810 gene encoding transcription factor EC-like isoform X4 translates to MSRRCVVKVITLTEIQVLPVQCHLESSKYHIPPAPGQQVKQYLSQGPPGVHPHSHPGQPLAAVPVMRNGHMAPPSDGSTPGSPVTLLTLTSGHESEFPMDEVIDDLISLESGFNEESLGCMQSNIIMQNNVSLSGAMMDLYSSDQGMAAPSGGMTPATCPTKLTVKREVTERNTRVLAKERQKKDNHNLIERRRRYNINYRIKELGTLIPKSNDPDMRWNKGTILKASVEYIKWLQKEQQHARELEGRQRKLEQANRRLLLRIQELEMQARAHGLQSVAPSSLAAPELPSHLQKQAPPPVYREEVGEEYLQRSMAPPSGAPAADHAGGPAAFSDPLSHFTDFFGATLKDERRMDRILMDGPLSPFGDDPLLSTASPDESKGSSRRSSFSTDEDDAP, encoded by the exons ATGAGTCGCCGCTGCGTCGTTAAGGTGATAACGCTAACGGAAATCCAAGTGTTGCCG GTTCAATGCCACCTGGAAAGCTCCAAGTACCACATCCCCCCTGCCCCGGGACAGCAGGTGAAGCAATACCTGAGCCAGGGGCCACCTGGGGTCCACCCCCACTCTCACCCGGGGCAGCCTCTGGCCGCCGTGCCTGTGATGCGCAATGGACATATGGCCCCTCCGAGTGATGGCAGCACCCCGGGGAGCCCCGTCACGCTGCTGACCCTCACAAGCGGCCATGAGAGCGAA tTCCCAATGGATGAAGTTATCGATGACTTAATTAGCCTCGAGTCTGGGTTCAACGAGGAAAGCCTGGGGTGCATGCAGTCCAACATCATCATGCAGAACAAC gtGTCCCTCAGCGGTGCCATGATGGATTTGTACAGCAGTGACCAAGGTATGGCTGCCCCTAGCGGTGGAATGACACCCGCAACATGCCCCACAAAGCTCACTGTTAAAAGGGAGGTCACAG AACGTAACACCAGAGTCCTCGCCAAGGAACGACAGAAGAAAGACAACCACAACCTAA TTGAGAGACGGAGGAGATACAACATTAACTACAGAATCAAGGAACTCGGGACACTGATACCAAAGTCAAACGACCC GGACATGCGCTGGAACAAGGGCACTATTCTCAAGGCGTCCGTCGAGTACATCAAGTGGCtgcagaaggagcagcagcacGCCCGCGAGCTCGAGGGCCGCCAGAGGAAGCTGGAGCAGGCCAACCGCAGGCTGCTGCTCAGGATCCAG GAGCTGGAGATGCAGGCGCGCGCCCACGGACTCCAGAGCGTAGCTCCCAGCTCGCTGGCAGCGCCGGAGCTGCCCTCACATCTCCAGAAGCAGGCGCCCCCACCGGTCTACCGAGAGGAAGTCGGCGAGGAGTACCTGCAGCGCTCCATGGCGCCGCCGTCGGGAGCGCCGGCCGCGGACCACGCCGGTGGCCCCGCCGCTTTCTCGGACCCGCTGTCGCACTTCACGGACTTCTTCGGCGCCACCCTCAAAGACGAGCGCCGGATGGACCGCATCCTGATGGATGGGCCGCTCTCGCCCTTTGGCGACGACCCGCTTCTCTCCACGGCCTCGCCGGACGAATCCAAGGGCAGCAGCCGGCGGAGCAGCTTCAGCACAGACGAGGACGACGCCCCGTGA